Proteins from a single region of Undibacterium sp. KW1:
- a CDS encoding DUF2076 domain-containing protein gives MSPQEIQVLQNFLDQLVKVQDSNKDAQALAMINEAVSKQPDAHYLLVQRALLLDQALSNANQQIASLQTQLRDVQAQRNPAPAGNFLDPATTGWGNSASSRAQTAASYSVSGQVLPPPLPASYMNAAAPVAAPASGFFGGGAGNVLGTVAATAAGVAAGAFLFQGIGHLMGGQQHAASTDNAAAQLNQGGGDLIPGYFDTGNTSNPSNTSATNTDGTAHASPLADATPSESGFADDNYFDGDDLDLA, from the coding sequence ATGTCCCCGCAGGAAATCCAGGTTTTACAGAACTTTCTCGACCAATTGGTGAAAGTGCAAGACAGCAATAAAGATGCGCAGGCGCTGGCGATGATCAATGAGGCCGTCAGCAAGCAGCCAGATGCACATTATCTGCTGGTACAGCGCGCCTTGTTGCTGGATCAGGCTTTGTCCAATGCCAACCAGCAAATTGCCAGCCTGCAAACCCAGTTGCGTGATGTGCAGGCGCAAAGAAACCCGGCACCGGCAGGCAACTTCCTTGACCCGGCTACGACAGGCTGGGGCAACAGTGCCAGCAGCCGTGCCCAGACTGCGGCCAGCTACAGCGTCAGTGGGCAAGTATTGCCACCGCCTCTCCCGGCAAGTTATATGAATGCAGCAGCGCCTGTGGCGGCACCGGCGTCAGGCTTTTTTGGTGGTGGCGCTGGCAATGTACTGGGTACGGTGGCAGCCACTGCGGCAGGTGTTGCTGCGGGTGCCTTTCTATTCCAGGGCATAGGGCATTTGATGGGTGGCCAGCAACATGCGGCCAGCACTGACAATGCCGCTGCGCAACTCAACCAGGGTGGTGGTGATCTGATCCCCGGTTATTTTGATACAGGCAATACCAGCAATCCTAGCAACACCAGCGCCACTAATACTGACGGCACTGCCCACGCATCTCCTCTGGCTGATGCTACTCCTTCAGAGTCTGGATTTGCGGATGACAATTATTTTGATGGTGATGACCTGGATCTGGCCTGA
- a CDS encoding TnsA endonuclease N-terminal domain-containing protein, producing MDRINCNALEIPQQTRKIRPTRRSVSGIFSFRGQVSIPFESTLERDFLVRKEFSQIVLEVIPQPVQIPFVAGNGRMYTYTPDFLVYFRASDYAWGECLKPLLVEVKPREVLRADWKDMKPKFSAALRYAKEQGWDFRIQDESRIRDQVFENIMFLRRYKKMEFPREETQWILENLRDMGQAPFQYLLGRHFSGSTETAVGISHLWHMLATGLLECDLTLRLNNDVVLWVARHGK from the coding sequence TTGGACAGAATTAACTGCAACGCGTTAGAAATCCCCCAACAAACCAGGAAAATTCGCCCTACACGACGGAGCGTTTCTGGCATTTTTTCATTCAGGGGCCAGGTATCAATTCCATTTGAATCCACCCTGGAACGGGATTTTCTCGTCAGAAAAGAATTTAGCCAAATTGTTCTGGAAGTAATTCCCCAGCCAGTTCAGATTCCTTTCGTCGCGGGCAATGGTCGGATGTATACCTACACTCCAGACTTCCTGGTTTATTTCCGTGCTAGTGATTATGCATGGGGTGAATGCCTGAAACCTCTACTTGTAGAAGTTAAGCCAAGGGAAGTGCTGCGGGCAGACTGGAAGGACATGAAACCAAAATTTAGCGCCGCGCTTCGCTATGCTAAGGAGCAAGGCTGGGATTTTCGCATTCAAGACGAATCTCGCATTAGGGATCAGGTGTTTGAAAACATCATGTTCTTGAGGCGATACAAAAAGATGGAATTTCCCCGTGAAGAAACGCAATGGATACTGGAAAACCTTCGCGATATGGGCCAAGCACCATTTCAGTACCTATTGGGCAGGCACTTTAGCGGCAGTACGGAAACCGCAGTAGGCATATCTCATCTCTGGCACATGCTTGCAACAGGCTTACTGGAATGTGACCTGACTCTGCGATTAAATAATGATGTCGTTCTCTGGGTAGCTCGCCATGGAAAATAA
- a CDS encoding Mu transposase C-terminal domain-containing protein, with translation MENNDETVEMSIGVTLNRQKLDLRPGAHVSLNGLIHRIVQVLDFDTVVGVEVESGRSRSLRIGELSPVTDASLELQAVASYDMEDIADTDWKIAEQRYAAIKPLLSDPNCGRTIISERAAEVGVDTATLYRWLRRYQSLGVVSALIPRKRGWKAGGLRISKDAEDLIQKVLQDTYLTNQRSSPQKVILEVMRRCQIGHIEPPHPNTVRARISALGEKQRLFGRGFKEKAKNKFMPAAGRFPNADYPLAVVQIDHTPADIILVDDIYRKPIGRPWITVAIDVFSRMIVGYYLSFDPPSETSVAMCVAHAVLPKDEWLALHKVDARWDVWGIMDKIHTDNGADFRSDNFTQSCLMHNIDLEFRPVKQPRYGGHIERMLGTLLREIHDLPGTTFSSIKDREGYDSEKHAAMTKSEFETWLVTLICKVYHQRLHTGIGMTPARKWEIGMFGNAETSGRGLPPRPTDRLALLLDFLPNFKRTIQTYGVAIDGLRYYADVLRTWINASDPNDHSKKREFIFRRDPRDISAVWFYDPDLKQYFKVPFANQALPSMSIWEYNQASDAARKEGMKPAISMRFNTGYPKNLLQAA, from the coding sequence ATGGAAAATAATGATGAAACCGTCGAAATGTCGATCGGTGTGACACTCAACCGTCAAAAGCTGGACCTTCGGCCTGGTGCCCACGTCTCGTTGAATGGGCTGATACATCGAATAGTCCAAGTATTGGATTTTGACACTGTTGTCGGGGTAGAGGTCGAAAGCGGCCGCAGCCGCTCACTCCGTATCGGAGAATTGTCACCTGTCACCGATGCCAGTCTAGAATTACAGGCAGTGGCATCCTACGATATGGAAGATATTGCTGATACAGACTGGAAAATTGCTGAGCAGCGATACGCGGCAATAAAACCCCTGTTGTCAGACCCGAATTGCGGGCGGACGATCATTTCAGAACGTGCAGCCGAAGTTGGGGTAGATACGGCGACGCTTTATCGATGGTTGCGCCGTTATCAAAGTCTCGGCGTTGTTTCTGCATTGATCCCAAGAAAGCGTGGCTGGAAGGCAGGTGGATTGCGCATATCTAAGGATGCAGAAGATCTCATCCAGAAGGTATTGCAGGACACCTATCTAACGAACCAACGCTCATCACCACAAAAAGTCATCCTGGAAGTAATGAGGCGATGCCAGATCGGCCATATTGAACCGCCACATCCAAATACTGTCCGTGCCAGGATAAGTGCACTTGGCGAAAAACAGCGATTGTTTGGACGCGGATTCAAAGAAAAGGCAAAAAACAAGTTTATGCCTGCCGCTGGCCGATTCCCTAATGCCGACTATCCACTGGCGGTTGTCCAGATTGACCATACCCCGGCTGATATCATCCTGGTCGATGATATATATAGAAAACCAATCGGGAGACCTTGGATAACTGTAGCAATTGACGTATTTAGCCGTATGATCGTTGGTTATTATCTTTCGTTTGATCCACCTAGCGAAACCTCTGTAGCGATGTGCGTAGCCCATGCGGTTTTGCCTAAAGATGAGTGGCTGGCGCTGCACAAAGTGGACGCCAGGTGGGATGTATGGGGCATCATGGATAAAATCCATACTGACAATGGCGCTGACTTCCGTTCAGATAATTTCACGCAGTCCTGCCTCATGCACAATATCGATCTAGAGTTTCGTCCGGTCAAACAACCACGGTACGGCGGACATATTGAAAGAATGCTTGGCACTCTGCTTCGTGAAATTCATGACTTACCAGGTACGACCTTTTCTTCGATTAAAGATCGTGAGGGCTACGATTCAGAAAAGCATGCTGCAATGACGAAATCTGAATTTGAAACCTGGCTCGTTACCCTGATTTGCAAGGTATATCATCAGCGTCTTCATACTGGTATCGGTATGACACCTGCGAGGAAATGGGAAATTGGGATGTTTGGAAATGCAGAGACCTCCGGTCGCGGCTTGCCACCACGGCCAACAGACAGGCTGGCTCTGCTGCTCGATTTTTTGCCAAACTTTAAACGAACCATCCAGACTTACGGTGTTGCCATTGATGGCCTTAGGTACTATGCAGATGTATTGCGGACCTGGATCAACGCATCAGATCCGAATGATCATTCCAAAAAGCGGGAATTTATTTTCCGACGTGATCCACGAGACATCAGCGCTGTGTGGTTCTACGACCCTGATCTGAAGCAGTATTTCAAAGTACCGTTTGCCAATCAGGCTTTGCCGTCCATGAGCATATGGGAATATAACCAAGCAAGTGACGCTGCGCGCAAAGAGGGAATGAAACCTGCCATATCAATGCGCTTCAATACTGGCTACCCCAAGAATTTGTTGCAAGCTGCGTAA
- a CDS encoding iron-containing redox enzyme family protein, which yields MDFDFKPRLRHCTLIKTENSDSLTIVVGTDYFSVETTPENYKKLLALKSMFDGRRTIGEIANIQNLTINEVLEVVTQFKEMKLLSNSSQPSNYISGRDFIEQISATSTMWARQIGYHRLFTKLSSGTTTRAVAIGLFIESFHYVGSAARHISTAIAHASDPRAQKILARYLSEEHDHSHIFKQALMKIGVPNEHLATAHPTIGTISLTNMLCEIGRHSSLAYIACTSLFEARAADADQAETEFRAICELYEIPKESADLFITHFRADISAGHTSLLSEYVRDTDEIPTTVAHEAVNYMHDLKHSFDQYHDHILAYYEDISNYIPRPKVDYFCL from the coding sequence ATGGATTTCGACTTCAAACCTCGCCTTCGTCATTGCACGCTTATTAAAACGGAAAATTCTGACTCGTTAACTATAGTAGTTGGAACAGATTATTTCTCTGTTGAAACTACACCTGAAAATTATAAAAAGCTATTGGCTCTAAAGTCGATGTTTGACGGTCGAAGAACAATTGGCGAAATTGCCAATATTCAGAATTTAACTATAAATGAGGTTCTTGAGGTAGTAACTCAATTTAAAGAAATGAAGCTTTTGAGTAATTCATCTCAACCTTCTAACTATATTTCTGGACGTGATTTCATCGAGCAAATTTCGGCGACTTCAACAATGTGGGCTCGCCAAATTGGATATCATCGTCTATTTACTAAACTGAGTTCTGGTACCACCACGAGAGCGGTGGCAATTGGGCTCTTCATCGAATCATTTCACTATGTTGGCTCGGCTGCTCGACATATTTCGACAGCAATTGCCCACGCATCGGATCCTCGTGCACAAAAGATCCTTGCGAGATACCTTTCTGAAGAGCACGATCATTCTCATATCTTTAAACAGGCCCTAATGAAAATAGGTGTTCCGAACGAACATTTAGCAACAGCACACCCAACTATCGGGACTATTTCATTAACAAATATGCTGTGTGAAATAGGTCGTCACAGTTCGTTGGCATATATAGCTTGCACAAGTCTTTTCGAAGCAAGGGCTGCAGACGCAGATCAAGCAGAAACTGAATTTCGCGCCATTTGTGAACTGTACGAAATTCCAAAGGAAAGTGCTGACCTTTTCATTACGCATTTCCGGGCAGATATTAGTGCAGGGCATACTTCACTTTTAAGTGAGTATGTTAGGGACACTGACGAAATTCCAACGACTGTAGCTCATGAAGCAGTAAACTATATGCATGATTTGAAGCATTCTTTTGACCAATATCATGATCATATTCTGGCGTATTACGAAGATATATCCAATTACATACCTCGGCCTAAAGTCGATTATTTTTGCTTGTGA
- a CDS encoding FRG domain-containing protein has product MERYIVNNVEEAVEMALQFKKDGQYDWFRGQLQANWMPATSMERAVQRGEPQEVITQRIRRFVGWAQSEPSVRYLADPANCDQLMAILQHYGFPTCYVDFSTEPGIAGFFASDCKDPPAPGTVSAIFCLDTADLRSFYDKYITPHTKQGQQKLEIDLISVNVDNLWRLQAQAGHFVYTNHNWYHFYDLDRIEFPWSGYPSFPPKNSIYPEHQSALEQLLNNYFEDERRALNHKLFIQEQIERASLGQSMVKHLFVRSDGYDAGKYDTPPGELPSWSEEALKPWFETPAEIFYEVVGIQQTITLRDGPNVPPPSAQLAYGISTAMRQDTSLRLRAVQWKLQGLPEAVDHERIERLVREAWNGMRRLPYTDDDIAAAFGALLELCAQPGCLSSSGAEVHQAFKNWCGDAMEVEFGASDTGSRGYCSAMRLYGAIDPAWAKGLSSGVVFSNARAAFMLCHEPKRMMDFPAFASLFGRELIPSQLARGRSLIHFNPARLDAFGLP; this is encoded by the coding sequence ATGGAACGATACATCGTCAATAATGTGGAAGAAGCTGTCGAGATGGCCCTTCAGTTCAAAAAAGACGGGCAGTACGACTGGTTCCGGGGGCAATTACAGGCCAACTGGATGCCAGCAACTTCGATGGAGCGTGCCGTTCAGCGAGGCGAGCCGCAGGAGGTTATAACACAAAGGATCAGGCGCTTTGTGGGGTGGGCACAATCCGAGCCATCAGTCAGATACCTAGCCGACCCTGCCAATTGCGATCAGTTGATGGCAATACTTCAACACTATGGATTCCCAACCTGTTACGTCGATTTCAGCACCGAACCTGGAATTGCGGGCTTCTTTGCTTCTGATTGCAAGGATCCACCGGCCCCGGGGACCGTCTCTGCAATCTTTTGTTTAGATACGGCAGATTTACGTAGCTTCTACGATAAGTACATAACACCGCACACTAAGCAGGGACAACAAAAGTTAGAAATCGATCTTATTTCGGTAAACGTAGATAATTTGTGGCGACTCCAAGCTCAGGCTGGGCACTTTGTGTATACCAACCACAATTGGTACCATTTCTATGACCTAGATCGGATAGAATTTCCTTGGTCAGGTTATCCATCGTTCCCGCCGAAAAATTCAATCTATCCTGAGCACCAGAGTGCTTTAGAGCAGCTTCTAAACAACTATTTCGAAGACGAACGTCGTGCCTTAAACCATAAGCTATTTATACAAGAGCAAATCGAGCGAGCGTCGCTCGGTCAATCGATGGTCAAGCACTTATTTGTCAGATCGGATGGATATGACGCCGGAAAGTATGATACTCCACCTGGAGAGCTGCCGAGTTGGAGTGAAGAGGCTCTGAAACCTTGGTTCGAAACGCCTGCAGAAATTTTCTACGAGGTGGTGGGCATTCAACAAACCATTACCTTGCGAGACGGCCCCAACGTTCCTCCACCAAGCGCACAACTTGCTTATGGCATTTCTACTGCGATGCGCCAAGACACTTCACTTCGTCTGCGTGCAGTCCAATGGAAGTTACAGGGCTTACCGGAGGCCGTGGATCATGAACGGATTGAGAGGTTAGTGCGTGAAGCATGGAATGGCATGCGCCGACTTCCCTACACAGATGATGACATAGCCGCAGCCTTCGGCGCTCTACTTGAACTGTGCGCGCAGCCTGGCTGCCTGTCGTCGAGCGGGGCCGAAGTTCATCAGGCTTTCAAAAATTGGTGTGGCGACGCTATGGAGGTTGAATTTGGGGCAAGTGACACCGGTTCGCGAGGGTACTGTTCCGCGATGCGCTTGTATGGAGCGATTGACCCGGCCTGGGCTAAAGGGCTATCTTCGGGAGTAGTATTCAGCAATGCGAGAGCTGCATTTATGCTTTGTCATGAACCTAAGCGGATGATGGATTTCCCAGCCTTTGCCAGCCTATTCGGACGAGAACTGATACCTTCGCAGTTGGCTCGTGGAAGATCTTTGATTCATTTCAATCCTGCTAGACTGGATGCTTTTGGACTGCCTTGA
- a CDS encoding DEAD/DEAH box helicase — protein MTNPFQNRQPHIENNPLIRTPQREAYLALSEYATVRDNAEREVAIVLPVGCGKSGCITIAPFAFRARRALVVAPGVSIAQQLAKDFDPSNSGMFYQKCAVLAGAPYPEPVEIRGNTTNRADLEEAHVVITNIQQLQGGEENRWLQDLPADFFDVILFDEGHHGVAESWMVLKAQFPAASIVNFSATPIRADGQVMEGRVLYSYPIFRAIQEGYVKRLKAVQLNPRTLRYVRRDDGQEIEVGLDEVRRLGEEEADFRRSIVTSAETLNTIVDASIREINRLRTETGDNRLKIIASALNYEHCRQVVEAYHARGLRAGYVHSRENAPANLAVMQRLENHQLDVIVQVRKLGEGFDHPFLSVAAVFSIFSNLSPFVQFVGRIMRVIVQNAPGHVMNQGVVVFHAGANIASRWTDFQTYSEADRDYFDQLLPVEGVDPNDHPGEREIEPIPHDPSGVEVRGQSEVLLEEIPLLQDDAVIAALRRFQELGYTAEQVAAEFAAAYQTLQPIPTTRARERQAMRGGLDMRVRTEAARILNERGVNPQTSELDRNRLGRSNLIVMKAAIDRQINVTVGHGTGQRHEFSRTELDQIDQGFATIVANAITEVFNGN, from the coding sequence ATGACAAACCCGTTCCAGAATCGGCAGCCACACATCGAAAACAACCCACTTATCCGCACGCCGCAGCGCGAAGCTTACCTCGCTTTGAGCGAATACGCCACAGTGCGGGACAATGCCGAGCGCGAGGTCGCCATCGTCCTTCCAGTCGGATGCGGAAAATCGGGTTGTATCACCATAGCTCCCTTCGCGTTCCGTGCGCGCCGTGCGCTGGTTGTCGCGCCTGGCGTTTCCATCGCCCAGCAACTCGCCAAGGACTTCGACCCATCCAATTCCGGGATGTTCTACCAAAAATGCGCGGTACTGGCCGGAGCGCCCTACCCGGAGCCCGTCGAAATCCGAGGCAACACAACCAACCGGGCAGACCTCGAGGAGGCACACGTCGTCATCACCAACATTCAACAGCTCCAGGGTGGCGAGGAAAACCGTTGGTTGCAAGACCTCCCCGCCGACTTTTTCGATGTGATTTTGTTCGACGAGGGACACCACGGGGTCGCCGAAAGCTGGATGGTTCTCAAGGCACAGTTCCCGGCCGCGAGCATCGTCAATTTCAGTGCCACGCCGATACGGGCCGACGGGCAGGTCATGGAAGGGCGCGTCCTGTACTCCTACCCTATCTTCCGTGCCATCCAGGAAGGCTACGTTAAGCGCCTCAAAGCCGTGCAACTGAACCCGCGCACGCTTCGCTATGTGCGTCGAGACGATGGCCAGGAAATCGAGGTCGGGCTCGACGAGGTGCGGCGGCTTGGCGAGGAAGAGGCAGATTTCCGCCGCAGCATAGTTACGTCCGCCGAAACGCTTAATACCATCGTGGACGCATCTATCCGCGAGATAAATAGGCTACGTACAGAAACCGGGGACAATCGCCTGAAAATCATAGCGTCGGCCCTCAACTACGAACACTGTCGGCAAGTGGTCGAGGCCTACCACGCACGCGGCCTGCGGGCTGGTTACGTGCATTCGCGAGAGAATGCCCCCGCCAACCTAGCTGTCATGCAACGGCTTGAAAACCACCAGCTCGATGTGATCGTCCAGGTGCGCAAGCTTGGCGAGGGATTCGACCATCCGTTCCTTTCGGTCGCGGCCGTATTCAGCATTTTTAGCAATCTGTCGCCCTTCGTCCAATTCGTCGGTCGCATCATGCGAGTTATAGTACAAAATGCCCCCGGCCATGTGATGAACCAGGGCGTCGTGGTCTTCCACGCCGGGGCGAACATCGCAAGCCGGTGGACAGATTTTCAAACCTACAGCGAAGCCGACCGCGACTATTTCGACCAGCTCTTGCCTGTGGAGGGCGTCGATCCGAACGACCACCCTGGCGAGCGTGAAATCGAGCCCATTCCGCACGATCCGTCTGGCGTGGAAGTGCGCGGCCAGTCCGAGGTTTTGCTCGAAGAAATTCCCCTGTTGCAGGACGACGCTGTTATAGCCGCCCTCCGCCGGTTTCAGGAGCTCGGCTATACAGCGGAACAGGTTGCGGCCGAGTTTGCGGCCGCGTATCAGACCTTGCAGCCGATACCGACCACCAGAGCGCGCGAGCGCCAGGCGATGCGAGGCGGGCTCGACATGCGCGTGCGCACCGAAGCTGCACGAATCCTCAATGAAAGAGGAGTCAACCCGCAAACCAGCGAACTCGACAGGAACCGCTTGGGACGGAGTAACCTCATCGTAATGAAAGCGGCCATCGACCGCCAGATTAACGTAACCGTTGGTCACGGTACCGGTCAGCGGCATGAGTTCTCACGAACTGAGCTAGACCAGATAGACCAAGGCTTTGCTACCATCGTCGCGAACGCCATAACCGAGGTATTCAATGGCAATTAA
- a CDS encoding ATP-dependent endonuclease — translation MATSTIGSRKLTLRNFRCFDWNHPAELIFDNGFTAIVGPNNSGKSSALRAVYELRPQLASIEQLFSANANFNPSLGYLGAVDAFELANDKNQTKFEYELDISIYGNMFIDSRYIVNKIVVECDLVRSTSKATKIVATNISGSSIALNYAEIVQGGVFLEGSLIKYPTSTELFSFAEIFSFARDLGGSRYFPAFRNAINEGAGNYYDIPVGNAMVQAWNHWKAGPSKKSQRAIMQAEGEIARLLNFKSLQINADNSVKSLNVTIDGMPHKLHEIGAGVAQLIIVLAAAVVASPKYILIDEPELSLHPSLQLNFLATLASYAEFGILFSTHSIGLARSAAERIMVTQKLPDGGATMEPLGEQRINYSEWLGELSYSSRLALGCEGLLLVEGSTDVLFFQEFLRKTKKDHKYVVMQLGGSSLINSKIAPHLTEITRLIDASKIYIFIDSEKKSADEALANDRQLFIEECEKVGVVARASERRATENYFEKKGIAAALGDEYQPLSEYQLLKESVKPWKKADNWKIARHTQFSDIETTDLGRFIASLP, via the coding sequence ATGGCTACGTCAACTATCGGGTCTAGAAAATTAACTTTAAGAAATTTCCGCTGCTTCGATTGGAATCATCCCGCAGAACTAATTTTTGATAACGGCTTTACAGCAATAGTTGGGCCGAACAATTCCGGAAAATCATCTGCACTCCGTGCTGTATATGAGTTGCGACCGCAGTTAGCGAGCATTGAGCAACTCTTCTCTGCCAATGCAAACTTCAATCCAAGTCTGGGCTATCTCGGTGCGGTAGACGCTTTTGAGCTTGCAAATGATAAAAATCAAACTAAATTTGAGTACGAATTAGATATTTCGATCTATGGGAATATGTTTATCGACAGTAGGTATATTGTTAATAAGATTGTCGTTGAATGTGACTTGGTTAGATCGACAAGTAAAGCAACCAAAATAGTCGCCACAAATATTTCTGGAAGTTCGATTGCCTTAAACTATGCTGAAATCGTCCAAGGTGGCGTATTTCTCGAAGGTAGTCTAATTAAGTACCCGACGAGTACTGAACTTTTCAGTTTTGCAGAAATATTTAGCTTTGCACGTGATTTGGGAGGTTCCAGATATTTTCCTGCATTTCGTAATGCAATAAATGAAGGTGCCGGCAACTATTACGACATACCTGTGGGGAATGCAATGGTTCAAGCTTGGAATCATTGGAAAGCTGGCCCATCAAAAAAAAGCCAAAGAGCTATCATGCAAGCCGAAGGTGAGATAGCTAGGTTGCTGAACTTCAAATCTCTGCAGATAAATGCTGATAATTCAGTTAAATCATTGAATGTGACTATTGATGGTATGCCACATAAACTTCATGAGATTGGCGCAGGAGTAGCACAGCTAATTATTGTTCTTGCTGCTGCCGTAGTTGCAAGTCCGAAGTATATTTTGATTGACGAACCTGAACTAAGCCTTCATCCAAGTTTGCAGTTAAATTTTCTTGCTACTCTTGCTTCATACGCGGAATTTGGTATTCTATTTTCTACCCATTCAATCGGCTTGGCCAGGAGCGCTGCTGAGCGGATTATGGTTACGCAAAAACTGCCTGATGGCGGCGCAACAATGGAACCACTAGGGGAACAAAGAATTAATTACTCAGAATGGTTAGGGGAACTGAGTTATTCAAGCCGACTGGCTTTGGGATGTGAGGGTCTTCTATTAGTTGAAGGTTCTACTGATGTTTTGTTTTTTCAGGAATTTCTCAGGAAGACAAAAAAAGATCATAAATATGTGGTCATGCAGTTGGGCGGCTCATCGCTCATAAACAGCAAGATCGCCCCGCATTTGACCGAGATTACCAGGTTAATTGACGCATCTAAAATATACATTTTTATTGATAGCGAAAAGAAAAGTGCAGATGAAGCACTGGCTAATGATCGACAGTTGTTTATTGAAGAGTGTGAGAAGGTTGGCGTTGTCGCAAGGGCATCGGAACGGCGAGCTACTGAAAATTATTTTGAGAAAAAAGGAATAGCTGCCGCGTTGGGAGATGAATATCAACCTCTTAGTGAATATCAATTACTTAAAGAATCTGTGAAACCTTGGAAGAAAGCTGATAATTGGAAAATTGCGCGGCACACTCAATTTTCAGATATTGAAACTACTGATTTAGGCAGATTCATAGCAAGCCTTCCTTAA
- a CDS encoding accessory factor UbiK family protein, with translation MDKQNFFNDMQAKISQAIENSPAKDIEKNVKAMMSQGFSKLDLVTREEFDIQAQVLAKTRAKLEALEARVAALEAPPKAD, from the coding sequence ATGGACAAGCAAAATTTCTTTAATGACATGCAGGCCAAGATCAGCCAGGCAATCGAAAACTCGCCAGCCAAGGACATAGAAAAGAATGTCAAGGCCATGATGAGCCAGGGTTTTTCCAAGCTAGACCTGGTGACGCGCGAAGAATTTGATATCCAGGCACAAGTGCTGGCCAAGACGCGCGCCAAGCTCGAAGCCCTGGAGGCACGCGTGGCCGCGCTCGAAGCACCACCAAAAGCCGACTAA